A window of Scophthalmus maximus strain ysfricsl-2021 chromosome 10, ASM2237912v1, whole genome shotgun sequence contains these coding sequences:
- the chst3a gene encoding carbohydrate sulfotransferase 3a: protein MPSYDQHTDQNLDVHVRSQDSRMKTKYAIVFICIVALVIIEKESNILSRVSDKLIQRQTPQPTPHNPLDYSNSTQNGSLSVLKMLLSKLTAAKGTYSNFSEERGEDGVHDSGVHGHSGGRKHILLLATTRTGSSFVGEFFNQHGENMFYLFEPLWHVERMLTMAAEANNGTVLAGIYRDVLQGLFLCDFSPLEKFIAPPPEDHVTAALFRRESSLSLCDEPVCSPVIKDVFERYHCKTRRCGPLNLTLASESCLSKQHHAVKTVRVRQLDTLQPLVEDPRLDVRIIQLVRDPRAILASRMVAFSSKYQTWKAWAQDGQVPEDDEEVKRLKGNCDQIRMSAEVGLSQPHWLRSRYMLVRYEDIARYPMQKAEDMYRFTGIPFSPQAREWILRNTQTTQGASGIYSTQKNSSEQAEKWRFSIPFTLAQVVQRVCEPTMKMFGYKFVDDEKTLQNKSISLLEERLFH from the exons ATGCCAAGCTATGACCAGCACACAGACCAGAATCTAGACGTCCACGTGCGAAGCCAGGACTCAAGAATGAAGACCAAATATGCAATTGTCTTCATCTGCATTGTTGCCCTGGTCATCATCGAGAAGGAGAGCAATATCCTGTCAAG GGTCTCTGATAAGCTGATCCAGAGGCAGACTCCTCAGCCGACCCCACACAACCCACTGGATTACAGCAACTCAACGCAAAATGGCTCGCTGAGCGTGCTCAAAATGCTGCTTTCTAAACTCACCGCCGCAAAAGGGACTTACTCGAATTTCTCcgaggagcgaggggaggatggagTGCACGATTCAGGCGTGCACGGCCACAGCGGTGGCCGCAAGCACATATTACTCTTGGCCACCACGAGGACGGGTTCCTCGTTTGTGGGGGAGTTTTTCAACCAGCACGGCGAGAACATGTTCTACCTGTTTGAGCCTCTGTGGCACGTCGAGCGCATGCTGACCATGGCCGCGGAGGCCAACAATGGCACAGTGTTGGCGGGCATCTACCGGGATGTGCTCCAGGGGCTCTTCCTGTGCGATTTCTCTCCTCTCGAGAAGTTCATCGCTCCCCCGCCCGAGGACCACGTCACTGCCGCTCTTTTCCGCAGAGAGTCTAGTTTATCGCTCTGCGACGAGCCCGTCTGCAGTCCTGTCATCAAAGATGTTTTTGAGAG GTATCACTGTAAGACTCGTCGCTGTGGGCCGCTGAACTTGACCCTTGCATCTGAATCCTGCCTTTCCAAGCAACACCATGCCGTTAAGACTGTCCGCGTGCGCCAGCTGGACACATTGCAGCCTCTGGTGGAGGATCCTCGCCTGGACGTGAGAATCATCCAGCTCGTCCGAGATCCACGGGCCATCTTAGCGTCCCGCATGGTGGCTTTCTCTTCGAAGTACCAGACATGGAAGGCCTGGGCGCAGGACGGCCAGGTGCctgaagatgacgaggaggtgaagaggCTCAAGGGAAACTGTGACCAAATCAGGATGTCCGCAGAGGTGGGACTGAGCCAACCTCACTGGCTGAGGAGCCGCTACATGTTGGTGCGTTATGAGGATATCGCCCGCTACCCTATGCAGAAGGCAGAGGATATGTACAGGTTCACAGGGATACCATTCAGCCCCCAAGCCAGGGAGTGGATTCTGAGGAACACCCAGACCACACAGGGAGCTAGCGGGATTTACTCCACCCAGAAGAACTCCTCAGAGCAGGCAGAGAAATGGAGGTTTAGCATTCCCTTCACACTGGCTCAGGTAGTGCAGAGAGTGTGTGAACCCACCATGAAGATGTTTGGGTACAAGTTTGTGGACGATGAAAAGACACTTCAGAACAAGTCCATCAGTTTGCTTGAGGAAAGGCTGTTTCATTAG